Proteins from a single region of Pseudomonas fulva:
- a CDS encoding glycoside hydrolase family 24 protein, with protein MARIYAAQAGGPNVLAFLDMLAWSEGTSTIKASDDGYNVLVGGKLFTDYSKHPRVLVPLPRYGIKSTAAGRYQFLARTWDSIVRLYNFRGRFTPEAQDLAAVKLLTECGALPHIQAGRIKEAIAAAAPIWASLPGAGYGQREHALKTLLQIYDEERAAEPCAEGELLAMFTACGGEMAA; from the coding sequence ATGGCCCGAATTTATGCTGCCCAGGCGGGCGGCCCGAACGTGCTCGCCTTTCTCGATATGCTCGCGTGGAGCGAAGGCACATCGACCATCAAGGCCAGCGACGACGGCTACAACGTGCTGGTCGGTGGCAAGCTGTTCACCGACTACAGCAAGCACCCGCGCGTGCTTGTGCCTCTGCCGCGCTACGGCATCAAGTCCACCGCCGCCGGCCGCTACCAGTTCCTGGCGCGCACTTGGGACAGCATCGTGCGCCTCTACAACTTCCGCGGCCGCTTCACGCCCGAAGCGCAGGACCTGGCCGCCGTGAAGCTGCTCACCGAGTGCGGCGCGCTTCCCCACATCCAGGCCGGTCGCATCAAAGAAGCCATCGCCGCCGCCGCCCCCATCTGGGCCAGCCTGCCCGGCGCCGGCTACGGCCAGCGCGAGCATGCCCTGAAAACCCTGCTGCAGATCTACGACGAAGAACGCGCGGCCGAGCCGTGCGCCGAGGGCGAGCTGCTGGCGATGTTCACTGCGTGTGGCGGGGAGATGGCGGCATGA
- a CDS encoding DMT family transporter, which translates to MANHALRADLLMLVTAMIWGSSFVAQRLGMDAIGPFLYSGLRFALAVAVLLPVIMLLRRRRAQPASSISRPLLLGGSLMGAVLALGINLQQVGLLFTSVTNSGFITGLYVIVVPLLGLLLGHKTGLGIWLGASLAVVGMFLLSVGDGFHVASGDLLQLAGAFVWGIHVLLVSVFAARHDALLLALVQFITCAVISLALALAFEHLPGAEIIQALPAILYGGLFGVAVGFTLQVIAQKHAIASHAAIILSLEAVFAAIAGALLLGESLSSRGYLGCALMFAGMLLAQLWPKPAALTGRS; encoded by the coding sequence ATGGCCAACCACGCGCTGCGCGCCGACCTGCTGATGCTGGTCACCGCGATGATCTGGGGCTCGTCCTTCGTCGCCCAGCGGCTGGGGATGGACGCCATCGGGCCGTTCCTCTACAGCGGCCTGCGTTTCGCCCTGGCGGTGGCGGTGCTGTTGCCGGTGATCATGCTGCTGCGTCGCCGCCGCGCGCAGCCGGCCTCGTCCATCAGCCGCCCGCTGCTGCTCGGCGGCAGCCTGATGGGCGCCGTACTGGCGCTGGGCATCAACCTGCAGCAGGTCGGCCTGCTGTTCACCAGCGTCACCAACTCGGGCTTCATCACCGGCCTCTACGTGATCGTGGTGCCCCTGCTCGGCCTGCTGCTGGGCCACAAGACCGGCCTGGGCATCTGGCTGGGCGCCTCGCTGGCGGTGGTCGGCATGTTCCTGCTCAGCGTCGGCGATGGTTTTCATGTCGCCTCCGGCGACCTGCTGCAGCTGGCCGGCGCCTTCGTGTGGGGCATCCACGTGCTGCTGGTGAGCGTGTTCGCCGCCCGCCACGACGCCCTGCTGCTGGCCCTGGTGCAATTCATCACCTGCGCCGTGATCAGCCTCGCCCTGGCGCTGGCCTTCGAGCACCTGCCCGGCGCCGAGATCATCCAGGCGCTACCTGCGATCCTCTATGGCGGCCTGTTTGGCGTGGCGGTGGGCTTCACCTTGCAGGTCATCGCCCAGAAGCATGCAATCGCCTCCCACGCGGCGATCATCCTGTCCCTGGAGGCGGTGTTCGCCGCCATTGCCGGTGCCCTGCTGCTGGGCGAATCGCTGTCCTCGCGCGGCTACCTCGGCTGCGCGCTGATGTTCGCCGGCATGCTGCTCGCCCAGCTGTGGCCGAAACCTGCTGCGCTTACAGGAAGGTCTTGA
- a CDS encoding diacylglycerol kinase, with product MPMSPFKGQTGLKRILNAAGYSLDGLRAAFTGEAAFRQLVLLNVVLIPIALLVDVSRVERALMVAVCLLALIVELLNSAVEAAIDRISLDLHPLSKTAKDMGSAAQLVALTLIASVWAIILLG from the coding sequence CTGCCCATGTCGCCGTTCAAAGGACAAACCGGTCTCAAGCGTATTCTCAATGCCGCAGGCTATTCGCTCGATGGCCTGCGCGCCGCATTTACCGGCGAGGCCGCATTTCGCCAGCTGGTGCTGCTCAACGTGGTGCTGATTCCGATCGCCCTGCTGGTCGATGTCAGTCGCGTAGAGCGGGCGCTGATGGTGGCCGTCTGCCTGCTGGCGCTGATCGTCGAGCTGCTCAACTCGGCGGTCGAAGCGGCGATCGACCGCATATCCCTCGACCTGCATCCACTGTCCAAGACTGCCAAGGACATGGGCAGCGCTGCCCAGCTGGTTGCCCTGACCCTGATCGCCAGCGTCTGGGCGATCATCCTGCTTGGCTAG
- a CDS encoding LysR family transcriptional regulator — protein MRFTLRQLQVFVAAAQQESVSRAASQLALSQSAASTSISELERQSSCQLFDRAGKRLSLNAMGRQLLPQAVALLDQAKEIEDLLNGKSGFGSLAVGATLTIGNYLATLLIGGFMKVHPESQVKLHVQNTAHIVQQVAHYEIDLGLIEGDCNHPDIEVQSWVEDELVVFCAPHHPLAKRGHAGIRELSGEDWILREQGSGTRLTFDQAMRHHSDALNVRLELEHTEAIKRAVESGLGISCISRLALRDAFRRGSLVPVETPDLDLRRQFYFIWHRQKYQTAAMREFLDMCRALTAGIRRSDEIVLPPVR, from the coding sequence ATGCGATTCACATTGCGTCAACTCCAGGTATTCGTCGCCGCTGCTCAGCAGGAGAGCGTCTCCAGGGCGGCCTCACAGCTGGCCCTGTCGCAGTCGGCGGCGAGTACTTCGATCAGCGAGCTGGAGCGACAGTCCAGCTGCCAGCTGTTCGATCGCGCCGGCAAGCGCCTGAGCCTCAACGCCATGGGCCGCCAGTTGTTGCCCCAGGCGGTCGCCCTGCTCGACCAGGCCAAGGAGATCGAAGACCTTCTGAACGGCAAGTCAGGCTTCGGCTCGCTGGCCGTCGGCGCCACCCTGACCATCGGCAACTACCTGGCCACCCTGCTGATTGGCGGCTTCATGAAGGTGCACCCGGAAAGCCAGGTAAAACTGCACGTGCAGAACACCGCACATATCGTGCAGCAGGTGGCCCATTACGAAATTGATCTGGGTCTGATCGAGGGCGACTGCAATCACCCGGACATCGAGGTGCAGAGCTGGGTCGAGGACGAACTGGTGGTGTTCTGCGCGCCGCACCACCCGCTGGCCAAACGCGGGCATGCCGGCATCCGCGAACTGAGCGGCGAGGACTGGATCCTGCGTGAGCAGGGCTCGGGCACACGCCTGACCTTCGACCAGGCCATGCGCCACCACTCCGACGCCCTCAACGTGCGCCTCGAGCTGGAACACACCGAAGCGATCAAGCGCGCCGTGGAGTCAGGCCTGGGTATCAGCTGCATTTCACGGCTGGCACTGCGCGATGCCTTTCGCCGTGGCAGCCTGGTGCCGGTGGAAACGCCGGACCTGGACCTGCGCCGGCAGTTCTATTTCATCTGGCACCGGCAGAAGTACCAGACCGCCGCCATGCGCGAGTTCCTAGACATGTGCCGGGCGTTGACCGCCGGTATCCGCCGCAGCGACGAGATCGTGCTGCCGCCAGTGCGCTAG
- the recX gene encoding recombination regulator RecX yields MPAVLDNAAAVRHAAMDLLARREHGRVELARKLRQRGASDEHIETALDRLSEEGLLSEARYLESFISYRARSGFGPQRIRDDLSQRGLARADIDQALRDSGIDWREGLRETWQRKFAGELPAEARERARQMRFLVYRGYPMDLVGQLLRGGFDD; encoded by the coding sequence ATGCCCGCTGTTCTGGATAACGCCGCAGCGGTGCGGCATGCCGCCATGGATCTGCTGGCGCGTCGCGAACATGGCCGCGTCGAGCTGGCGCGCAAGTTGCGCCAGCGCGGCGCCAGCGACGAGCACATCGAAACAGCCCTCGATCGCCTGAGCGAAGAAGGGCTGTTGTCCGAGGCGCGTTATCTGGAGAGTTTCATCAGTTACCGCGCGCGCTCGGGTTTCGGCCCGCAGCGCATCCGCGATGATCTCTCCCAGCGCGGCCTGGCGCGAGCGGATATCGACCAGGCGCTGCGTGACAGCGGTATCGATTGGCGTGAAGGCTTGCGAGAAACCTGGCAACGCAAGTTTGCCGGCGAGCTTCCGGCCGAGGCTCGCGAGCGAGCCAGGCAGATGCGGTTCCTAGTGTATCGCGGCTACCCGATGGATCTGGTCGGTCAGTTGCTGCGTGGCGGGTTCGACGACTGA
- a CDS encoding lysis protein, whose protein sequence is MSWPAFIPVQYRALALGVLALALIAAGAGIGWAAQGWRLGEQMAEQGRALESQLADRDRLHAATLAEIGRAAADQERRNQEQRLLLEQQLQASSAAQYGKLSDAEKNAARLRDRLATAELRLSVLIANPGAAGSGSSNALPTPAGAGCLVDGAGRADIDPGAAQRIVGIANRGDRAIIALTACQAYVEKVSKGGG, encoded by the coding sequence ATGAGCTGGCCAGCATTCATCCCCGTGCAGTACCGGGCCCTGGCCCTGGGTGTGCTGGCGCTGGCGTTGATCGCCGCCGGCGCCGGCATTGGCTGGGCCGCTCAAGGCTGGCGCCTGGGCGAGCAGATGGCCGAGCAGGGCCGGGCGCTTGAGTCGCAGCTCGCTGACCGGGACAGGTTGCATGCCGCCACCCTGGCCGAGATCGGCCGCGCCGCCGCGGATCAGGAGCGCCGCAACCAGGAACAGCGCCTGCTGCTCGAGCAACAGCTGCAGGCATCATCCGCCGCCCAATACGGGAAACTCTCCGATGCTGAAAAGAATGCTGCTCGCCTGCGCGATCGCCTCGCTACTGCTGAGCTCCGGCTGTCAGTCCTCATCGCCAACCCCGGCGCCGCAGGTAGTGGCAGTAGCAACGCACTGCCCACGCCCGCCGGCGCCGGATGCCTGGTGGATGGCGCCGGCCGAGCCGACATTGACCCAGGAGCTGCTCAACGAATTGTCGGCATCGCCAACCGAGGCGACCGGGCGATCATCGCCCTGACGGCATGCCAGGCGTACGTTGAAAAGGTGTCGAAAGGGGGAGGGTAA
- the erdR gene encoding response regulator transcription factor ErdR, translated as MVAYEILIADDHPLFRSALQQALTMGLGSGVRLVEVASIAELEARLAEKTDWDLVLLDLNMPGAYGFSGLVLLRGQYPQIPVVMISAQEEAAVVVRAREFGASGFIPKSSSLEVLQQAVRQVLEGEVWWPPQSEEAVSLSSEAKAASAGLASLTPQQFRVLTMVCEGLLNKQIAYELSVSEATVKAHVTAIFRKLGVRTRTQAALLLQQLESVPAA; from the coding sequence ATGGTCGCTTACGAAATCCTGATAGCTGATGATCATCCTCTGTTTCGCAGCGCGCTGCAGCAGGCCCTGACGATGGGCCTCGGCTCCGGCGTGCGGTTGGTGGAAGTCGCCAGCATCGCCGAGCTGGAAGCCCGGCTGGCCGAGAAGACCGACTGGGATCTGGTCCTGCTCGATCTCAACATGCCCGGCGCCTACGGCTTCTCCGGGTTGGTGCTGCTGCGCGGGCAGTACCCGCAGATTCCGGTGGTGATGATCTCCGCCCAGGAAGAAGCGGCCGTGGTGGTACGCGCCCGCGAATTCGGCGCCAGCGGGTTCATTCCCAAGTCCAGCTCGCTGGAAGTGCTGCAGCAGGCCGTACGCCAGGTGCTGGAAGGCGAAGTCTGGTGGCCACCGCAAAGCGAGGAGGCGGTCAGCCTGTCCTCCGAGGCGAAAGCCGCCAGCGCCGGGCTGGCCAGCCTCACGCCCCAGCAGTTTCGCGTGCTGACCATGGTCTGCGAAGGCCTGTTGAACAAGCAGATCGCCTATGAGCTGAGCGTCTCCGAAGCGACGGTCAAGGCCCACGTCACGGCGATCTTCCGCAAGCTGGGGGTGCGCACCCGTACCCAGGCGGCGCTGCTGTTGCAGCAGCTGGAGTCCGTGCCGGCTGCCTGA
- a CDS encoding quorum-sensing-regulated virulence factor family protein: protein MQRIALSVILASLLLPAAHAASLKDYELTKTLEKVAKESSAGTPRAINEDILDRGYSVEGNELINHLSVRPSHASQMRGNPDTVRAQLTNSVCSNPGFRKLLASGAVLRYEFSEIQSNRPITTERFNKVDCRL from the coding sequence ATGCAGCGCATCGCCCTATCCGTTATCCTCGCCAGCCTGCTCCTGCCAGCCGCTCACGCCGCGTCGCTCAAGGATTATGAGCTCACCAAGACGCTGGAAAAAGTGGCCAAGGAAAGCAGCGCCGGTACGCCACGGGCCATCAACGAGGACATTCTCGACCGCGGCTACAGCGTCGAAGGCAACGAGCTGATCAATCACCTCAGCGTGCGCCCCTCGCACGCCTCGCAGATGCGCGGCAACCCCGATACGGTTCGCGCGCAACTGACCAACAGCGTGTGCAGCAACCCGGGGTTTCGCAAGCTGCTGGCCAGTGGCGCGGTGCTGCGCTATGAGTTCAGCGAGATCCAGAGCAACCGCCCCATCACCACCGAGCGATTCAACAAGGTCGACTGCCGTCTGTAA
- a CDS encoding LOG family protein, whose translation MDDHANGNLPASGDALAAELDALATRMTPAGSANVALYREMLATVARMAQADRNRWDAKIMLQTLRELERAFAMLERFRHRRKVTVFGSARTQPGHPVYALARELGSTLARHDLMVITGAGGGIMAAAHEGAGRDNSLGFNITLPFEQSANAVMQGSDNLLSFHFFFLRKLFFVKEADALVLCPGGFGTLDEALEVITLIQTGKSPLVPVILLDEPNGTFWQGLLDYIRQNLDSNGYILASDMNLMRLVQDAESAAQEIDRFYANYHSSRWLKDQFVVRMRHALREDAIAQLNLQFSDLCKHGDIQQQPAGDELVDGAELHKLPRLTFAFSGRNAGRLRELLDVINQPEHWLS comes from the coding sequence ATGGACGACCACGCGAACGGCAACCTGCCTGCCAGCGGTGATGCGCTGGCGGCCGAGCTGGACGCCCTGGCAACGCGGATGACCCCCGCCGGCAGCGCCAACGTTGCGCTGTACCGGGAAATGCTCGCCACCGTCGCGCGCATGGCCCAGGCCGACCGCAACCGCTGGGACGCCAAGATCATGCTGCAGACCCTGCGCGAACTGGAACGCGCCTTTGCCATGCTCGAGCGCTTCCGCCACCGCCGCAAGGTCACCGTGTTCGGCTCGGCGCGCACCCAGCCCGGTCACCCGGTCTACGCCCTGGCCCGGGAGCTGGGCAGCACCCTGGCCCGCCATGACCTGATGGTGATCACCGGCGCCGGTGGCGGCATCATGGCTGCCGCCCACGAGGGCGCGGGCCGCGACAACAGCCTGGGCTTCAACATCACCCTGCCCTTCGAGCAATCCGCCAATGCGGTCATGCAAGGCAGCGACAACCTGCTGTCCTTTCATTTCTTCTTCCTGCGCAAGCTGTTCTTCGTCAAGGAAGCCGATGCGCTGGTGCTCTGCCCCGGCGGCTTCGGCACCCTGGACGAGGCCCTGGAAGTCATCACCCTGATCCAGACCGGCAAGAGCCCGCTGGTGCCGGTGATTCTGCTCGACGAGCCGAATGGCACCTTCTGGCAGGGCCTGCTCGATTACATCCGGCAGAACCTGGACAGCAACGGCTACATCCTGGCCAGCGACATGAACCTGATGCGCCTGGTACAGGATGCCGAGTCGGCCGCCCAGGAAATCGATCGTTTCTACGCCAACTACCACTCCAGCCGCTGGCTGAAGGATCAGTTCGTGGTGCGCATGCGCCATGCGCTCAGGGAAGACGCAATCGCCCAGCTGAACCTGCAGTTCAGCGACCTGTGCAAGCACGGCGACATTCAGCAACAACCAGCCGGTGACGAACTCGTCGACGGCGCCGAGCTGCATAAACTGCCAAGGCTGACGTTCGCCTTCAGCGGACGTAATGCGGGACGTTTGCGGGAGTTGCTCGACGTGATCAACCAGCCGGAGCATTGGCTGAGCTGA
- a CDS encoding tRNA-uridine aminocarboxypropyltransferase — translation MSHAVHALRAARLARSVKPFLARGSRAARCPDCRLAASHCLCAWKPQVSARSGVCLVMHDVEALKPSNTGWLIADVVADTSAFGWSRTEVDPALPALLDDGQWQPYLVFPGEYAGPERVVTCVEPTAGKRPLFVLLDATWTQARKMFRKSPYLDGLPVLSLQPEALSRYRLRRSKRDDHLCTAEVAAMCLELAGDERAADALNAYLDVFSEHYLAAKAPRAVDLGDALHERLKTFL, via the coding sequence ATGAGCCATGCCGTTCACGCATTGCGCGCCGCACGCCTGGCACGCAGCGTCAAACCGTTTCTGGCCAGGGGCTCGCGAGCGGCGCGCTGCCCGGACTGCCGGCTGGCCGCCAGCCATTGCCTGTGCGCGTGGAAGCCGCAGGTATCCGCCCGCTCGGGGGTGTGCCTGGTGATGCACGATGTCGAGGCGCTGAAACCGAGCAATACCGGCTGGCTGATCGCCGACGTGGTGGCCGATACCTCGGCCTTCGGCTGGTCACGCACCGAAGTCGATCCGGCGCTGCCGGCCCTGCTCGATGACGGGCAATGGCAACCCTATCTGGTGTTTCCTGGCGAATATGCCGGGCCCGAGCGGGTGGTGACCTGCGTGGAGCCGACGGCGGGCAAGCGGCCGCTGTTCGTGCTGCTCGATGCCACCTGGACCCAGGCGCGCAAGATGTTTCGCAAGAGCCCGTATCTGGACGGCCTGCCGGTTCTCAGTCTGCAGCCGGAGGCGCTGTCGCGCTATCGGCTACGGCGCTCCAAGCGTGACGATCACCTGTGCACCGCCGAGGTCGCGGCCATGTGCCTGGAGCTGGCCGGCGACGAGCGTGCCGCCGATGCGCTGAACGCCTACCTGGATGTGTTCAGCGAGCATTACCTGGCCGCCAAGGCGCCCCGTGCCGTGGATCTCGGCGATGCCCTGCACGAGCGCCTCAAGACCTTCCTGTAA
- a CDS encoding CinA family protein: protein MNIDDRPITALAARLGQALLTKGAQVSTAESCTGGGIAEAITRVAGSSAWFEAGFVTYSNAQKTRQLGVPEAHFARVGAVSREVVEAMVQGARTQSGARYAVAVSGVAGPGGGSQEKPVGTVWIAWGDGETLFSRRFQFPGDRDAVRRQTVEAALRGLLRLLVEENPAAG, encoded by the coding sequence ATGAATATCGATGATCGGCCCATCACCGCACTTGCCGCCCGTCTCGGCCAGGCACTGCTGACCAAGGGCGCCCAGGTGAGCACCGCCGAATCCTGTACCGGCGGCGGCATAGCCGAGGCCATTACCCGTGTAGCCGGCAGTTCGGCCTGGTTCGAGGCCGGCTTCGTGACCTATTCCAATGCCCAGAAGACCCGCCAGCTGGGCGTGCCCGAAGCGCATTTCGCCCGGGTGGGCGCGGTCAGCCGCGAGGTGGTCGAGGCCATGGTGCAGGGTGCCCGGACGCAGAGTGGCGCCCGCTATGCGGTGGCGGTCAGCGGCGTGGCCGGGCCGGGTGGCGGTAGCCAGGAGAAGCCGGTCGGCACCGTGTGGATCGCCTGGGGCGATGGCGAAACGCTGTTCAGTCGGCGCTTCCAGTTCCCCGGTGACCGTGATGCGGTGCGCCGGCAGACGGTGGAAGCCGCACTGCGGGGGCTGTTGCGACTACTGGTCGAAGAAAATCCTGCTGCGGGGTAG
- the recA gene encoding recombinase RecA: protein MDENKKRALAAALGQIEKQFGKGAVMRMGDHDRQAIPAISTGSLGLDIALGIGGLPKGRIVEIYGPESSGKTTLTLQVIAEAQKAGATCAFVDAEHALDPDYAGKLGVNVDDLLVSQPDTGEQALEITDMLVRSNAIDVIIVDSVAALVPKAEIEGEMGDMHVGLQARLMSQALRKITGNIKNANCLVIFINQIRMKIGVMFGSPETTTGGNALKFYASVRLDIRRTGAVKEGDEVVGSETRVKVVKNKVSPPFRQAEFQILYGKGIYRNGEIIDLGVQQGLVEKSGAWYSYKGNKIGQGKANAAKFLEDNQEVAREIEGQIRDKLLVVSGPAKANAPANDLVDTEADF from the coding sequence ATGGACGAGAACAAGAAGCGCGCGTTGGCGGCTGCCCTGGGCCAGATCGAGAAACAGTTCGGCAAGGGCGCGGTTATGCGCATGGGCGATCACGACCGTCAGGCCATTCCGGCCATCTCCACCGGTTCCCTGGGCCTGGACATCGCACTGGGCATTGGCGGTCTGCCGAAGGGCCGTATCGTGGAAATCTACGGCCCGGAATCCTCGGGTAAGACCACGCTGACCCTGCAGGTCATCGCCGAAGCGCAGAAGGCCGGTGCCACCTGCGCCTTCGTCGACGCCGAGCACGCGCTGGATCCCGACTACGCCGGCAAGCTGGGCGTCAACGTCGACGACCTGCTGGTCTCGCAGCCGGATACCGGCGAGCAGGCCCTGGAAATCACCGACATGCTGGTGCGCTCCAACGCCATCGACGTGATCATCGTCGACTCCGTTGCCGCCCTGGTGCCGAAGGCGGAAATCGAAGGTGAGATGGGCGACATGCACGTCGGCCTGCAGGCTCGCCTGATGAGCCAGGCGCTGCGCAAGATCACCGGCAACATCAAGAATGCCAACTGCCTGGTGATCTTCATCAACCAGATCCGCATGAAGATCGGCGTGATGTTCGGCAGCCCGGAAACCACCACCGGCGGTAACGCCCTGAAGTTCTACGCCTCGGTTCGTCTCGACATCCGCCGTACCGGCGCGGTGAAGGAAGGCGACGAGGTGGTCGGCAGCGAAACCCGCGTCAAGGTCGTCAAGAACAAGGTGTCTCCGCCGTTCCGTCAGGCCGAGTTCCAGATCCTCTACGGCAAGGGCATCTACCGCAACGGCGAGATCATCGATCTCGGCGTGCAGCAGGGCCTGGTCGAGAAATCCGGGGCCTGGTACAGCTACAAGGGCAACAAGATCGGTCAGGGCAAGGCCAACGCCGCCAAGTTCCTGGAAGACAACCAGGAAGTGGCCCGCGAGATCGAAGGTCAGATCCGTGACAAGCTGCTGGTGGTTTCCGGTCCTGCCAAGGCCAATGCGCCGGCCAATGACCTGGTGGATACCGAAGCGGACTTCTGA